The Alkalinema sp. FACHB-956 sequence GTTCTTTGAGGTTGTGTGATTTATGTTTTGTGCTTCATCTTCTGTGTGATGCATTTTGGAGTTCCCCCCATCCAGTTTTTAGGCTAGACCCATGCTTTACCCTGCACGCTCTGTCGCCGCTCATCTCTCTGGCAGCGATCGTCACTGCTTTAATCCCCTCCCAACCCGGCTAGAAACGCTTGCGGAGTTAGATATAGAAGTTTTGGAAGCCTTGGGGATTCGGGGCTTAATCCTGGATTGCGATCGAGCTATCCCCAGCGATCGCAAGCTTACCCCCCAAGTCAAAAACTGGTTACTCAAAGCCCAATCCGCAGGACTCCAAATGTTCGTCCTAGTGAATGAAGGGGACACCACCGATCATTGGAGTCAATCCCTGAATTTGCCAATTGTCTATGTGGCTAATCGTGCTTTGTTGTGGATCTTACGGGAGGCCGTCGCTTGCATGAACTTAACGGCCAAACAGGTCGTTGTCATTAGCGATCGTCTGCCCTCAATTTGGTTAGATGCTTGGCTGTCGGGCTGTATGCCTGTGCAACTAGGGCTGATCAGCCAGCCGAGTTCCTTCCCGTCGCGAGCCGAGGTATGACCCCCCAGAAGGTATTCTAGCCATCTAGGTTCCTTGGACATCCTGAGCTACACTGAGGGCTAGATTCTGGTTCGTTGCTCTTAATCCTCTTTGCTGCACGTGTTTTTATTCTTTCTGGGGCTGTCGATCGGCCTGCTGGCACTTCTCCTCTATCGGGCACGGCTCATGGCCAAGCTGGCTCAGTTGACTCGGGCATACCAGTTAAGTGATCCTAATCTCAACTTATCCCTCACGTCGCAGATCACTCGAATGATGCAGCGCTCCCATGTGCGGTGCGATCGTCTGCGACAAAATGTCACAGATCTCCAACATATTATTGATGCCCTTCCCATTGGATATCTACAAGTAGACGATGAAAATCAACTGACGTGGTGTAATCCCCAAGCGTTGCAATTGCTGGAAATTGAAAATTTTGACAGCTCCAGCCCCCGGCTATTGCTGGAAATTGTACGATCCTACGATTTGGATGCCTTGATCGATCGGGCCAGACATAAACAGAAAAGTTGTATGCGGGAATGGGTGTTTAATCCCGTATCGGTGGATGTCGCCAATGTGCAAGTGAAGCAGAGTCGGCCTTTACGGGGCTATGCATTTCCGTTACAGGAAGATTGTGTCGCGGTGATTTTAGAAAACCGAGAAGAAGCAACCCTCTTAGCCCAGCAGCGCGATCGCTGGACATCGGATGTGGCCCACGAGTTACGCACCCCACTGACTTCAATTCGTCTCGTCGCGGAAATGCTGCAATACCGAGTCGATGAGGATTCGCGCCAATGGGTCGATCGCCTGCTCAAGGAAGTGATCCGCCTGAGTACCCTAGTTCAAGAAATTCTCGATCTGAGCCAACTGGAAGCCAGCAAAAATCGTCCCCTCAAGCTCAGTCGTATTGATCTGCCCCAACTGATTCAATCCGCTTGGCTGAGTTTAGAACCCATTTCCCGGACTAAAGGTATTGACCTCCGCTACCAAGGGCCAGAGCGCCTGATTCTAGAAGGCGATGAAAATCGGCTCCACCGTGTTTTGATTAATCTTTTAGACAACGGTATTAAATACACAATTCCCGATCGACCCATTCGCATCACCGTGAATGTGATCCAAAACCCTGTTCCCACCCCGACCTGGGGCCCCGCTAACGCCACAACAATGCCCTGGGTTCAAGTTGACATTATTGATGGGGGCTTAGGGTTTCCGGCGGAGATCGATCTCTCGGTCGTGTTTGAACGGTTTTATCGCGCTGACCCTTCGCGCACCCGCCAGTCCGTTGGCCCCCACGGGCTATATTCCGCCCAGCCCAGTACCCTCCAACCCAGTACCCTCCAACCCAGTACTCCCAGTTCACTGAGCTCCGCCTCGGAAGCGATTGCACCCACCCTTGGCCAATCTTCGAACACCCCGTCCTATTCCTCCCCGTCCAGGCTGGAGGTTCAACCGTTTCAGCCCAGCAGTGGCAGCGGCCTCGGCCTCGCGATCGTGCGGCAAATTGTAGAAATGCACCATGGCACGGTTACCGCCCAAAACCATCCCGACGGAGGGGCCTGGATTCAGATTAAATTGCCGCAAAAGCAGAGTTAACGGGGGCGCACTTGCACAAAAGTGGTTAGCCCTAAGCCCCGATCGTCCGTTTGCAGTTGCAAAATCCGGGCGGTGGTGTTGGACTGCTCTAAGCGTTGCAGATCCAAGCGTTGACTAATACCCTGGGCGATCGCCTCAACCACGGCCTTAGGAGCCGGTTGACCGTTGAGGGTCAGGGTCATTTGCGTCAGTTGTAGCTTTTTACCCGCGATGACTTGGAGTTTCGTTTCTGCCACAATGGCGAGGCGATCGGGATAGCCTTGTTCTGTCAGTTCCGTTTGCAACCGTACGCGGCTATTGGGTAGGAAATCAACCTGCGGATTGACCAAGTCGTAACGAGCTACTTGATCGGCTTCTTCCGGTTGCAAAAAGCGAAAACTGAGGTTTTTAATGCGATCGGTCACCGTTGGCGATTGTAAGGCCCGATTTAAATCCGCCTCCGTCAAAAATAAATAGACACCCGCTTGTAGGGGTTTTGCTAATTGCGTTTTCAGCCCCTTTAGGACAATTGGATCCGTTTCTACTTCTAGGGTATCCAGGCGCAGACCCTCGATCGGAAACAACCCCCGGCCTGCAAGGCGCACTTTATTCACCTTGCCCTGCAAAATTTGGTGGTTAGGTGCATTATCAATCCGCACTTCCAACTGTTCCACCTGTTTAAACTGTTTACGAATTTGTTGCGCTGCCAAGCGATCGCCCACGACCCCCACCGGGGACACCAACCCTAACAGAATTGACAGCACAATCGTAAAAGGTTCCATGGGCTTCATCTCCTTCCCGATCGGTGGGTGGGTTTGCCGAAATTGTTGGGTTTACCAAATTGCTATAGCATTAACAGCGAGCATGCTTGGCGAGGTAAGACCTATCTCATGCAAGTTCTGCTATTCAAGCTTAGCAATTCAAATTCTGCATTCAAGTATCCTATGACAATCAAAGTTGGCGATGCGATTCCCGACGTGACCTTAAAGGCTCAAACGGGAGAAACCGTTAATCTCAAAAGTTTCATCGGCCAAAAGTGTGTGGTGCTCTACTTCTATCCCAAGGATGACACTCCCGGCTGCACCAAAGAATCCTGCGGCTTTCGTGATAGCTATACCGCCTTCCAAGAGGCTGGAGCCGAGGTGATTGGCATTAGTGGAGATAGCGTCAGTTCCCACCAGCAATTTGCTAACAAATATCAGTTGCCCTTTACCCTCCTCAGCGACGAAGGCAATGGGGTTCGCAAAGCCTTTGGGGTGCCCTCAACCCTGGGACTCCTGCCGGGACGGGTGACCTATGTCATCGATCGCCAGGGAATTGTGCGGCACATTTTTAATTCCCAACTCAACTTCCAAGGTCACATTGATGAATCATTATCCATCGTTCAAGATTTAGCCAAAGCCTAGGGCACCGCTCAGGAACCCCTGAAGCAGGAACCCCTAAGGTAGCCCCCCAAGAGGTAGGACTGAGACCGTGAACATCCTACCTCGCTGGGCTCTATCAATTCAGAATATCCACCAAAATGAGTGATAGGATTGTGCTGGCGTTAAGCTGAAGTGATCCCATGAGTTTGGGTCGAGTTCTAATTATCGAAGACGAAGAACTCATTCGTGAGACCGTCGCCCTGGCATTGACGGAAGAAGGCTATGAAGTCACGGTAGCTGCGGATGGCCGTGCGGCATTGGAAATTCTTCAGGCTTCAGCCTTAGTGGGTGCAGGTGGGAGTTCTGCCTACAGCAATGTTAACCAAACCGCTCCCCGCGAACAGCCGGATTTGATCATCCTAGATTTGATGTTGCCTAATATCAGTGGCTTGGATTTGTGTCGGCTGATTCGGCGGCAGGGGAGTAGTGTGCCAATTTTGATGCTGAGCGCAAAGGGCACGGAAACCGATCGGGTCGTCGGTCTAGAGATTGGAGCCGATGACTACATGACGAAACCCTTTGGGATGCGGGAACTCGTGGCGCGGTGTCGGGCATTACTGCGGCGGCAACAGCAATTTCAGCCAGCCCTCCCCGATTCCACGCTGGTCTTTCAGAACATCGTCATGTATCCCCAGGAATGCCGCGTTTTGGTCAAGGGCAACGAGGTCAATTTATCCCCCAAGGAATTTAAGCTGTTGGAATTATTTATGCGCCATCCCAAGCGGGTTTGGTCGCGTGATCAACTGTTAGAGCGCATTTGGAGCCATGATTTTATTGGCGATAGTAAAACCGTTGATGTTCATATTCGCTGGCTGAGAGAAAAACTGGAAAATGACCCTAGTAATCCCGAGTATCTCGTAACGGTTCGGGGCTTTGGCTATCGCTTTGGGTAAATCTAGCAACTGCCATGCTATTCAAGCTTTTAGTGATTTTGCATACCTTGGGGGCTACCGTCTGGGTCGGTGGCCATCTCGTTCTCGCGGTGACCGTTTTACCCCAAGCCTTAAAACATCAAGATCCCGATCGCATCCATCAGTTTGAGGCGCACTTTGAAGGGTTTGGACTCGCCGCACTGTTCCTCCAAGTCCTAACTGGTTTGTGGTTGACCTGGATCTATTTTCCAGGATTCCAGAACTTTGGAGCTTTCAATTCATTCTTGTCCCAATATATTGCCATAAAATTGGGATTGCTAGTGGCAACACTAGGTTTGGCCATTCATGCCCGCTTTTTCATCATTCCCAAACTGACTCAAGCAACGCTGAATGCCCTTGCCTACCACATTGTTGGCATCACAACCTTAGCGGTGTTATTTGTCGTTTTAGGTGCAGGAATCCGCCTAGGCGGACTCCTCTAACGTCCCTGTCAGACCCTCAACGGGAGCTTAGCAGACATTCATAAAGACGCTTACACAGCTTCTCCCATAGACACTCACACAGATCCTCCCATAGACACTCACACAGATCCTCACAGCGATCGCTGATGTAAGGCATCCTTGAGTTCAGCGGGAGCGAAGACCCCAAATTCGGTCATGATGCCCGCAATCAGTCGAGCAGGCGTCACATCAAAGGCAGGGTTGTAATACTCCACCCCTGAAGTGCAAATGATCGTTTCACCGATCTGATAGATTTCGCTGGGGTCCCGTTCTTCGATCGGGATTTCTTCGCCACTGGCAATTTTGAAATCGATGGTAGACAACGGCGCGGCAACGTAGAACGGCACTTGGTGGGCTTGGGCAATTAACGCCAAGCTATAGGTGCCAATTTTGTTGGCGGCATCGCCATTGGCTGCAATGCGATCGGCTCCAACCACGACGGCATCGATCATGCCCCGCTGCATGCAATGGGCCGCCATACTATCGGTAATCACAGTTACGGGAATTCCTTCCTGCACGCATTCCCAAGCTGTTAACTTGGCCCCTTGGAGGCGGGGGCG is a genomic window containing:
- a CDS encoding peroxiredoxin — protein: MTIKVGDAIPDVTLKAQTGETVNLKSFIGQKCVVLYFYPKDDTPGCTKESCGFRDSYTAFQEAGAEVIGISGDSVSSHQQFANKYQLPFTLLSDEGNGVRKAFGVPSTLGLLPGRVTYVIDRQGIVRHIFNSQLNFQGHIDESLSIVQDLAKA
- a CDS encoding CopD family protein gives rise to the protein MLFKLLVILHTLGATVWVGGHLVLAVTVLPQALKHQDPDRIHQFEAHFEGFGLAALFLQVLTGLWLTWIYFPGFQNFGAFNSFLSQYIAIKLGLLVATLGLAIHARFFIIPKLTQATLNALAYHIVGITTLAVLFVVLGAGIRLGGLL
- a CDS encoding DUF2993 domain-containing protein, which encodes MEPFTIVLSILLGLVSPVGVVGDRLAAQQIRKQFKQVEQLEVRIDNAPNHQILQGKVNKVRLAGRGLFPIEGLRLDTLEVETDPIVLKGLKTQLAKPLQAGVYLFLTEADLNRALQSPTVTDRIKNLSFRFLQPEEADQVARYDLVNPQVDFLPNSRVRLQTELTEQGYPDRLAIVAETKLQVIAGKKLQLTQMTLTLNGQPAPKAVVEAIAQGISQRLDLQRLEQSNTTARILQLQTDDRGLGLTTFVQVRPR
- a CDS encoding PAS domain-containing sensor histidine kinase translates to MFLFFLGLSIGLLALLLYRARLMAKLAQLTRAYQLSDPNLNLSLTSQITRMMQRSHVRCDRLRQNVTDLQHIIDALPIGYLQVDDENQLTWCNPQALQLLEIENFDSSSPRLLLEIVRSYDLDALIDRARHKQKSCMREWVFNPVSVDVANVQVKQSRPLRGYAFPLQEDCVAVILENREEATLLAQQRDRWTSDVAHELRTPLTSIRLVAEMLQYRVDEDSRQWVDRLLKEVIRLSTLVQEILDLSQLEASKNRPLKLSRIDLPQLIQSAWLSLEPISRTKGIDLRYQGPERLILEGDENRLHRVLINLLDNGIKYTIPDRPIRITVNVIQNPVPTPTWGPANATTMPWVQVDIIDGGLGFPAEIDLSVVFERFYRADPSRTRQSVGPHGLYSAQPSTLQPSTLQPSTPSSLSSASEAIAPTLGQSSNTPSYSSPSRLEVQPFQPSSGSGLGLAIVRQIVEMHHGTVTAQNHPDGGAWIQIKLPQKQS
- a CDS encoding response regulator transcription factor → MSLGRVLIIEDEELIRETVALALTEEGYEVTVAADGRAALEILQASALVGAGGSSAYSNVNQTAPREQPDLIILDLMLPNISGLDLCRLIRRQGSSVPILMLSAKGTETDRVVGLEIGADDYMTKPFGMRELVARCRALLRRQQQFQPALPDSTLVFQNIVMYPQECRVLVKGNEVNLSPKEFKLLELFMRHPKRVWSRDQLLERIWSHDFIGDSKTVDVHIRWLREKLENDPSNPEYLVTVRGFGYRFG